A stretch of the Coprobacillus cateniformis genome encodes the following:
- a CDS encoding CPBP family intramembrane glutamic endopeptidase, producing MSNKKMILHFTLLTFIIAYSTSGLLIILGQYGYKVYNWVNTLQQFIMNIPFAIYILSPAIASFAILKKYNKITDIKEWLKTVFYAKNSLYAYLYVIAILTLYFLIHMFVTGNTKIALPFYTFFLSLPGCLMIGGLEESGWMYILQPEFNKKYGYILSSIYTGIIWFFWHIPLFFIPGTNHGDGLINFWMFAVQVMSFRFLIGAIYKISGKGCIFMCVLFHTMFNAASPLFGTMTMTWLGTIIANIIIVLISIVTVIIHNQRHEQFIK from the coding sequence ATGTCAAACAAAAAAATGATCCTACACTTTACACTATTAACATTTATCATAGCCTATTCAACATCAGGTCTTTTAATTATTCTCGGACAATATGGATATAAAGTTTATAATTGGGTCAATACATTACAACAATTTATAATGAATATCCCCTTTGCTATTTATATTCTATCACCAGCCATTGCATCATTTGCTATTCTAAAAAAATACAACAAGATAACAGATATCAAAGAATGGTTAAAAACTGTTTTTTATGCAAAAAATAGTCTATACGCTTATTTATATGTTATTGCCATTCTTACATTGTATTTCTTAATTCACATGTTTGTAACTGGGAATACAAAAATAGCACTTCCTTTTTATACATTTTTCTTGTCTTTACCAGGCTGTCTTATGATTGGTGGTTTAGAAGAATCTGGTTGGATGTACATATTACAGCCTGAATTCAATAAGAAATATGGTTATATTTTATCATCAATTTATACTGGTATTATCTGGTTCTTCTGGCATATTCCCCTCTTTTTTATTCCTGGAACAAATCATGGTGATGGTCTTATCAACTTTTGGATGTTTGCAGTACAAGTTATGTCGTTTCGTTTTTTGATTGGGGCTATCTATAAGATATCAGGAAAAGGTTGTATTTTTATGTGTGTATTATTTCATACAATGTTTAATGCAGCATCTCCTCTTTTTGGGACTATGACAATGACTTGGCTTGGAACAATCATAGCCAATATCATTATTGTATTGATTTCAATTGTAACAGTTATTATACACAATCAAAGACATGAACAATTCATAAAATAA
- a CDS encoding MG284/MPN403 family protein: MEKELTLKQKDKLAKKIYKSYQRAQLDILYLSQHYNYYPQIDIFKVKEGDTNYQKPDAMILQQMERKQELENFVSMINQIHSHMSKESYSFIESEYLNFYNPDWWIPYFSRASYYRLKHKVLDELIEYTQSFWTSDDLRRLLK, translated from the coding sequence ATGGAAAAAGAATTAACATTAAAACAAAAAGATAAGTTGGCAAAAAAAATTTATAAAAGTTATCAGAGGGCTCAATTAGATATTTTATATTTGAGTCAGCATTATAATTATTATCCTCAGATTGATATTTTTAAAGTTAAAGAAGGAGATACGAATTATCAAAAACCTGATGCAATGATTTTACAACAAATGGAGAGAAAACAGGAATTAGAGAATTTTGTTTCTATGATTAATCAGATTCACTCACATATGTCTAAAGAATCTTATTCCTTTATTGAGAGTGAATATTTGAATTTTTATAATCCTGACTGGTGGATACCTTATTTTTCAAGAGCAAGTTATTATCGATTGAAACATAAGGTGTTAGATGAATTAATTGAGTATACTCAATCTTTTTGGACTTCTGATGATCTAAGGAGATTGTTAAAATGA
- a CDS encoding DUF368 domain-containing protein, producing MIKNLIGGIAVGIANVIPGVSGGTMMVILGIFNRTMEAISGILKKENAHRKDDILFLFQVLLGAAIGLIGFAKILEFLFNHYPTQTMYWFIGLIALSIPLFLKGEMKGEKFKIIPLICGLAIIFALEFLNPGEGSVNVNPAFPTVDVMLCLTMIVVGMIGGATMLMPGVSGSMVLLIIGQYYLFKSYLANVTTFQLNVLIPLCFIGIGVLIGIALSAKVCDYFIKHYKAGFLSFILGLIIASSLVLIPFDATYDVFIIVTSLLAFVFGGVIVLGLGKLQ from the coding sequence ATGATTAAAAATTTAATTGGTGGTATTGCTGTTGGAATTGCAAATGTAATTCCAGGTGTAAGTGGTGGAACTATGATGGTTATACTTGGAATCTTTAATAGAACAATGGAGGCTATCTCAGGTATTTTAAAGAAAGAAAATGCTCATCGTAAAGATGATATCTTATTTTTATTTCAGGTTTTATTGGGTGCTGCTATTGGATTAATAGGATTTGCGAAAATTTTAGAGTTTTTATTCAATCATTATCCTACCCAAACAATGTATTGGTTTATTGGACTTATTGCTTTAAGTATTCCTTTATTTTTAAAAGGGGAAATGAAGGGTGAAAAGTTTAAGATTATTCCTTTGATTTGTGGATTAGCAATTATCTTTGCATTAGAATTTTTAAATCCTGGTGAAGGTAGTGTGAATGTCAATCCAGCATTTCCAACAGTTGATGTTATGTTATGTTTAACTATGATTGTTGTTGGTATGATAGGTGGAGCGACAATGCTGATGCCTGGTGTGAGTGGTTCTATGGTATTGTTAATTATTGGTCAGTATTATCTTTTTAAATCTTATTTAGCTAATGTGACAACTTTTCAATTGAATGTGCTTATTCCTTTGTGTTTTATTGGTATTGGTGTTCTGATTGGAATTGCTTTAAGTGCCAAAGTATGTGATTATTTCATTAAGCATTATAAGGCTGGATTCTTAAGTTTTATCTTAGGATTAATCATTGCTTCTTCACTTGTTTTGATTCCATTTGATGCTACATATGATGTGTTTATTATAGTGACTTCATTGTTGGCATTTGTATTTGGTGGAGTCATTGTCTTAGGATTAGGGAAATTACAGTAG
- a CDS encoding TetR/AcrR family transcriptional regulator, producing MNKRDLILDSLEDLLTEEKGASCSVREIAQKAGIAKGGIYYYFQSKEEIFDALVERTYHSIILQCQELLNQSQDNAIQKLNLLYTYYRTSFVSSQLDEYLHQPQNAYIHQKSLAKILLSLSPIVSQIIKEGIQEGLLHCDFPDEISQIILSIFCFLLDPGIFTWSPLQVQNQLKMLATLIENGLHIPEKSLSFFYQTNF from the coding sequence ATGAATAAACGAGATTTAATCTTAGATAGTCTTGAAGATTTGTTAACTGAAGAAAAAGGAGCATCATGCTCAGTGAGAGAAATTGCTCAAAAAGCTGGAATCGCTAAAGGGGGAATCTATTATTATTTTCAATCTAAAGAGGAGATATTTGACGCTCTTGTAGAAAGAACTTATCATAGTATTATTCTACAATGCCAAGAACTTCTTAACCAATCACAAGATAATGCCATACAAAAACTCAATCTCTTGTATACATATTATCGAACTTCATTTGTGTCTTCACAATTAGATGAATACTTGCACCAGCCTCAAAATGCTTATATACATCAAAAATCTTTAGCAAAAATTTTATTGTCTTTATCTCCAATTGTTTCCCAAATTATCAAAGAGGGAATCCAAGAAGGATTATTACATTGCGACTTTCCTGATGAAATCAGTCAAATCATTTTGTCTATCTTTTGTTTCTTGTTAGATCCAGGAATATTTACTTGGAGTCCCCTACAGGTCCAGAACCAATTAAAAATGCTTGCAACACTGATTGAAAATGGTCTACATATCCCTGAAAAAAGCCTTTCTTTTTTCTATCAGACAAATTTCTAA